A portion of the Stella humosa genome contains these proteins:
- a CDS encoding ABC-F family ATP-binding cassette domain-containing protein has product MIEIRAMTYRIAGRVLFDGADATIPDGYRVGIVGPNGTGKSTLFDLLLNHIQPDGGSIGIRPGARVGFVAQEAPEGETTPLEAVLAADTERERLLAALETAAPEDLADIHLHLQAIGAQSAPSRAASILDGLGFDAEAQARPLASFSGGWRMRVALAAALFAEPDLLLLDEPTNHLDLEATMWLEGHLARYPHTLLVISHDRALLNTAVNQILHLAQRRLTLYGGNYDTFERLRAERRAHEAAFTRTIEAQRKHMQAFVDRFRFKASKARQAQSRLKAIAKLPPPAAVAEDPHVVFNFPTPVELAPPIISCDEVSVGYGGRAVLKRLDLRVDPDDRIGLLGANGNGKSTLAKLFAGALEPMSGRITRSAKLSVGFFAQHQLDALDAESTAAEQMARAMPHLREPAIRAYLGRFGLTQQKADVKAKDLSGGEKARLALAQVCRVAPSLLILDEPTNHLDIDARAALVAALNDYPGAVVMVSHDWSLLEATVDRLLLVADGMVKPFDGDLDDYRRLLLNRQKAAAQSEGPSESERKVLRREAAGKRQAAAPLRKKVQAAAVAVDRLEKERAAVEKRLADPATYAKDAASVPDLLKSKADLDRRVAAAEADWMEAEEALAAAMADA; this is encoded by the coding sequence TGATCGAAATTCGCGCCATGACCTACCGCATTGCCGGCCGGGTCCTCTTCGACGGCGCCGACGCGACTATTCCGGACGGGTATCGGGTGGGCATCGTCGGACCGAACGGAACCGGCAAGTCCACCCTGTTCGACCTGCTGCTGAACCATATCCAGCCCGACGGCGGCTCGATCGGCATCCGCCCCGGCGCGCGCGTGGGCTTCGTCGCCCAGGAGGCGCCGGAAGGCGAGACGACGCCGCTGGAGGCCGTCCTGGCCGCCGACACCGAGCGCGAGCGCCTGCTTGCGGCGCTGGAAACCGCGGCCCCCGAGGACCTGGCCGACATCCACCTGCACCTGCAGGCGATCGGCGCGCAGTCGGCCCCGTCGCGGGCGGCTTCCATTCTCGACGGGCTGGGCTTCGACGCAGAAGCGCAGGCTCGCCCGCTCGCCAGCTTCTCGGGCGGTTGGCGGATGCGCGTCGCCCTGGCCGCCGCCCTTTTCGCCGAGCCCGACCTGCTGCTGCTCGACGAACCGACCAACCATCTCGACCTGGAAGCCACGATGTGGCTCGAAGGCCATCTGGCGCGCTATCCGCACACCCTGCTGGTCATCAGCCACGACCGCGCGCTGCTGAACACCGCCGTCAACCAGATCCTCCACCTGGCCCAGCGGCGGCTGACGCTCTATGGCGGCAACTACGACACGTTCGAGCGCCTGCGGGCGGAGCGGCGGGCGCACGAGGCGGCCTTCACGCGGACGATCGAGGCGCAGCGCAAGCACATGCAGGCGTTCGTCGACCGCTTCCGCTTCAAGGCCTCCAAGGCCCGCCAGGCGCAGAGCCGGCTGAAGGCGATCGCCAAGCTGCCGCCGCCGGCCGCCGTGGCCGAGGACCCGCACGTCGTCTTCAACTTCCCGACGCCGGTCGAGCTGGCGCCGCCGATCATCTCCTGCGACGAGGTCTCGGTCGGCTATGGCGGGCGCGCGGTCCTGAAGCGCCTGGACCTGCGGGTCGACCCGGATGACCGCATCGGCCTGCTGGGGGCGAACGGCAACGGCAAGTCGACGCTGGCCAAGCTGTTCGCGGGTGCCTTGGAGCCGATGTCGGGCCGCATCACCCGGTCGGCCAAGCTGTCGGTCGGCTTCTTCGCCCAGCACCAGCTTGATGCGCTCGACGCCGAATCGACCGCGGCCGAGCAGATGGCCCGCGCGATGCCGCACCTGCGCGAGCCCGCGATCCGCGCCTATCTCGGCCGCTTCGGCCTGACCCAGCAGAAGGCCGACGTGAAGGCCAAGGACCTGTCGGGTGGGGAGAAGGCGCGGCTCGCCCTGGCCCAGGTCTGCCGGGTGGCGCCGTCGCTGCTGATCCTGGACGAACCGACGAACCATCTCGACATCGACGCCCGCGCGGCGCTGGTGGCGGCGCTGAACGACTACCCGGGCGCGGTCGTCATGGTCAGCCATGACTGGTCGCTGCTGGAGGCGACCGTCGACCGGCTGCTGCTGGTGGCCGACGGCATGGTTAAGCCGTTCGACGGCGACCTCGACGACTATCGCCGTCTGCTGCTCAACCGCCAGAAGGCGGCCGCCCAGTCCGAGGGCCCGTCGGAGAGCGAGCGCAAGGTGCTGCGGCGCGAGGCCGCCGGCAAGCGGCAGGCGGCAGCCCCCTTGCGCAAGAAGGTGCAGGCGGCCGCCGTCGCCGTCGACCGGCTGGAGAAGGAGCGCGCGGCGGTCGAGAAGCGCCTTGCCGATCCAGCCACCTACGCCAAGGATGCGGCATCGGTGCCGGACCTGCTGAAGTCCAAGGCCGACCTCGACCGGCGCGTCGCCGCCGCCGAGGCGGACTGGATGGAGGCCGAGGAGGCACTGGCCGCCGCCATGGCGGACGCTTGA
- a CDS encoding RidA family protein, with protein MIQHHIIPGLARPISPSSHAVIVDGWVFMTGQLGRDLDDPDGPLFDGIASQTAQALRNMDRVLTGLGGSLASLVSVRVFLTEFDRDYAAMNAAYAEFFPEGRRPARTCIGVTGLVKRALVEIDGIARVE; from the coding sequence ATGATCCAACACCACATCATCCCCGGCCTGGCGCGGCCGATCTCGCCGTCGAGCCATGCCGTCATCGTCGACGGCTGGGTCTTCATGACGGGCCAGCTCGGCCGTGACCTCGACGACCCGGATGGGCCGCTGTTCGACGGCATCGCGTCGCAGACCGCCCAGGCGCTGCGCAATATGGACCGCGTGCTGACCGGCCTCGGCGGGTCGCTGGCGAGCCTCGTGTCGGTCCGCGTGTTCCTGACCGAGTTCGACCGCGACTATGCCGCGATGAACGCGGCCTATGCCGAGTTCTTCCCGGAGGGCCGGCGGCCGGCACGCACCTGCATCGGCGTGACCGGCCTGGTGAAGCGGGCGCTGGTCGAGATCGACGGGATCGCCCGGGTGGAGTAG
- a CDS encoding DUF6622 family protein — MEMLLTIVARTPPWVWVVLVIVLVIGFRGLRPQRSSPRRLLITPAVFVAIALVQLVISANPLAALPAWLAGMVPGAVIGWVWARGLPFRIDRAAGRIETPGTAFWLVVGMLLFACRYALGVYVGMHPELRTDPFWVAAPFLVAGVGSGMALAWAALLLRRYFRDS; from the coding sequence ATGGAAATGCTGCTGACGATCGTCGCGCGCACGCCCCCCTGGGTGTGGGTGGTTCTAGTCATCGTGCTCGTCATCGGCTTCCGCGGGCTTCGCCCGCAACGCTCCAGCCCCCGACGCCTGCTGATAACGCCCGCCGTCTTCGTGGCGATCGCACTCGTTCAACTGGTGATATCGGCCAACCCCCTGGCGGCCCTGCCGGCCTGGCTGGCCGGCATGGTGCCGGGGGCGGTGATCGGCTGGGTATGGGCGCGCGGCCTGCCATTCCGCATCGACCGAGCGGCCGGGCGCATCGAGACCCCGGGCACGGCATTCTGGCTGGTCGTCGGCATGTTGCTGTTCGCCTGCCGCTACGCGCTCGGCGTCTATGTCGGCATGCATCCCGAACTGCGGACCGACCCGTTCTGGGTTGCGGCGCCGTTCCTCGTCGCGGGCGTGGGCAGCGGCATGGCGCTGGCCTGGGCGGCGCTGCTCCTCCGGCGCTATTTCCGGGATTCCTAG
- a CDS encoding primary-amine oxidase, with protein sequence MAPAQDGALAHRADTPHPAALHPLDPLSADEIRRAAGILRAHFDLGEALQFETIDLDEPDKAAVRAHAPGAPVRRSARFAVYRRGATGLWAGRIDFDAGTVSAVDFLPDARPMFSPEEFMQIEAAAKADPRFQAAIARRGIDRMDLVCVDPWTAGNFDGAGEGGRRVAYTFVWRRAFEYDNYYAHPVEGLNVAVDVDTFEVIRVDDHSAAAGTFVPVPMTPINYDADFLTDLRQPLKRLDVVQPDGPSFTVDGNHILWDNWDLRVGFSGREGLILHQIGYTQGGRRRPVVYRASIAEMVVPYGTPEGVHYRKNVFDSGEYGFGKLVQSLALGCDCLGHIHYMDVTLHDILGQPLVIPSAICIHEEDAGLAWKHFDFRTGRTETRRLRRLVVSSITTVGNYEYCCYWYLYQDGTIEFEMKATGIINTAACIPGTAQEYGTEVAPGIIGHIHQHIFCARLDMEVDGPANTVVECDTVAPPMGPGNPMGNAFKVVERPLTRELEAHRRVDFERMRYWKIVNPAARNHVGKPTGYKLEATSAVQPYLDPAGPSGKRAGFIYSHLWVTPYHVDERYPAGEFMNHSTGADGLPAWTAQDRSVENTDIVLWHSFGLHHLPRPEDHPVQPRVLCGFKLMPVGFFDGNPIIDLPREKNAASRGNLEGAGPSCCS encoded by the coding sequence ATGGCACCCGCACAAGATGGAGCGCTCGCGCACCGCGCCGATACGCCACATCCGGCGGCACTTCATCCGCTGGATCCGTTGTCGGCCGACGAGATCCGCCGGGCTGCCGGTATCCTTCGCGCCCATTTCGACCTGGGCGAGGCGCTGCAGTTCGAGACGATTGATCTCGACGAGCCGGACAAGGCGGCGGTGCGGGCCCATGCGCCGGGCGCGCCGGTCCGGCGGTCGGCCCGCTTCGCGGTCTACCGTCGCGGCGCCACCGGCCTGTGGGCCGGCCGAATCGACTTCGATGCCGGCACAGTATCGGCGGTCGATTTCCTGCCCGACGCCCGGCCGATGTTCTCGCCCGAGGAGTTCATGCAGATCGAGGCTGCCGCCAAGGCCGATCCGCGCTTCCAGGCCGCCATCGCCCGGCGCGGCATCGACCGCATGGATCTGGTCTGCGTCGACCCCTGGACGGCCGGCAACTTCGACGGGGCGGGCGAGGGCGGCCGGCGTGTCGCCTACACCTTCGTCTGGCGCCGGGCATTCGAGTACGACAACTACTATGCCCATCCGGTGGAGGGGCTGAACGTCGCGGTCGACGTCGACACGTTCGAGGTGATCCGCGTCGACGACCATTCGGCCGCGGCCGGCACCTTCGTGCCGGTGCCGATGACGCCCATCAACTACGACGCCGACTTCCTCACCGACCTGCGCCAGCCGCTGAAGCGGCTCGACGTCGTCCAGCCGGACGGGCCGAGCTTCACGGTCGATGGCAACCACATCCTATGGGACAACTGGGACCTGCGCGTCGGCTTCAGCGGGCGCGAAGGGCTGATCCTGCACCAGATCGGCTATACCCAAGGCGGCCGTCGGCGACCGGTCGTCTATCGCGCGTCCATCGCCGAGATGGTGGTGCCCTACGGCACGCCCGAGGGCGTGCACTATCGCAAGAACGTCTTCGACAGCGGCGAGTACGGCTTCGGCAAGCTGGTGCAGTCCCTGGCGCTGGGCTGCGACTGCCTCGGCCATATCCACTATATGGACGTGACCCTGCACGACATCCTGGGGCAGCCGCTGGTCATCCCCAGCGCCATCTGCATCCATGAGGAAGACGCGGGCCTGGCCTGGAAGCATTTCGATTTCCGCACCGGCCGCACCGAGACCCGGCGCCTGCGCCGGCTGGTGGTGTCGTCGATCACGACCGTCGGCAACTACGAATACTGCTGCTACTGGTACCTCTACCAGGACGGCACGATCGAGTTCGAGATGAAGGCGACCGGCATCATCAACACCGCCGCCTGCATCCCCGGCACGGCGCAGGAATACGGCACCGAGGTCGCTCCCGGCATCATCGGCCACATCCACCAGCACATCTTCTGCGCACGCCTCGACATGGAGGTGGATGGCCCAGCGAACACGGTCGTCGAATGCGACACGGTTGCCCCGCCGATGGGGCCGGGCAACCCGATGGGCAACGCCTTCAAGGTCGTCGAGCGACCGCTGACCCGCGAACTGGAAGCCCACCGCCGCGTCGATTTCGAGCGCATGCGCTACTGGAAGATCGTCAACCCCGCGGCCCGCAACCATGTGGGCAAGCCGACCGGCTACAAGCTGGAGGCGACCTCGGCCGTGCAGCCCTATCTCGACCCCGCCGGCCCGTCCGGCAAGCGCGCCGGCTTCATCTACAGCCATCTGTGGGTGACGCCCTATCATGTCGACGAGCGCTACCCGGCGGGCGAGTTCATGAACCACTCGACCGGCGCCGACGGCCTGCCGGCCTGGACGGCGCAGGACCGGTCGGTCGAGAACACCGATATCGTCCTCTGGCATTCCTTCGGCCTGCACCACCTGCCGCGGCCCGAGGACCATCCCGTGCAGCCGCGCGTGCTGTGCGGATTCAAGCTGATGCCGGTCGGCTTCTTCGACGGCAACCCGATCATCGACCTGCCACGCGAGAAGAATGCGGCCAGTCGGGGGAATCTGGAGGGAGCCGGACCAAGCTGCTGCAGCTAA
- a CDS encoding DUF4189 domain-containing protein, which produces MAAIRSALLAVVLPLLASAALAQDCEIRCRTGCYGNSTADAWKCDEDRRSCIASCRSEQGSGSSGSSAPATRSFGAIAYSRAAGTHGYSYGRPSRAAAEATALGHCRRAGGRTGDCAVLTWFWNSCGALSVAGNGSYGADHGPDRAAAERGAARVCARFGGTDCRTVAWTCSR; this is translated from the coding sequence ATGGCGGCGATCCGTTCCGCGCTCCTGGCGGTCGTCCTGCCGTTGCTGGCTTCGGCCGCCCTGGCGCAGGATTGCGAGATTCGCTGCCGCACCGGCTGCTATGGCAACTCCACTGCCGACGCCTGGAAGTGCGACGAGGACCGCCGGTCCTGCATCGCGTCCTGCCGGTCGGAGCAGGGATCGGGGTCCAGTGGGTCCTCGGCGCCGGCGACGCGGTCGTTCGGCGCCATTGCCTATTCCCGGGCGGCCGGCACGCATGGCTATTCCTATGGCCGCCCGTCCCGCGCGGCGGCCGAGGCGACCGCACTTGGCCACTGTCGCCGGGCCGGGGGCAGGACGGGTGATTGCGCCGTGCTTACGTGGTTCTGGAACTCCTGCGGCGCGCTCTCCGTCGCTGGCAATGGGAGCTACGGCGCCGACCACGGCCCAGACCGGGCCGCGGCGGAACGGGGGGCAGCCCGGGTCTGCGCGCGCTTCGGCGGCACCGACTGCCGCACCGTGGCGTGGACGTGTAGCCGGTAG
- a CDS encoding type II toxin-antitoxin system VapC family toxin: protein MAVYLLDTNVVSEFRRKRPHGAVLAWLAGVPSADLSISAVTVGEIQAGIEVTRSNDPSKAGEIEDWLIRLVDRYTILPMDSSTFRCWARLMHRQPDHLAEDAMIAATALVHGLTVVTRNGKDFLPFPVRTHDPFQAA from the coding sequence GTGGCGGTGTATTTGCTCGATACGAACGTCGTCTCCGAATTTCGTCGAAAGCGACCCCATGGCGCGGTCCTGGCCTGGCTGGCCGGCGTTCCGAGCGCGGACCTTTCCATATCCGCGGTCACGGTCGGTGAAATCCAGGCCGGCATCGAGGTCACTCGAAGCAACGATCCTTCGAAGGCCGGCGAGATCGAGGATTGGCTGATCAGATTGGTCGATCGCTACACAATCCTGCCCATGGATTCATCGACGTTCCGCTGCTGGGCTCGCCTGATGCACAGGCAGCCGGACCACCTGGCCGAGGATGCCATGATCGCCGCCACGGCTCTCGTGCATGGGCTGACCGTGGTCACGAGAAATGGGAAGGACTTCCTCCCATTTCCCGTTCGTACGCACGATCCATTTCAAGCTGCCTAG
- a CDS encoding type II toxin-antitoxin system Phd/YefM family antitoxin, which produces MRIWPVQDAKARFSELLETCIKEGPQIVSRRGTEAAVLVPVDDWRRLQNSAYPTLKDFLLASSSEAGAETPPRGRLRRRLPMEIE; this is translated from the coding sequence ATGAGGATCTGGCCGGTACAGGACGCGAAGGCGCGCTTCAGCGAACTGCTCGAGACCTGCATCAAGGAGGGCCCACAGATCGTGAGCCGGCGCGGGACGGAGGCAGCGGTCCTGGTGCCAGTTGATGACTGGCGCAGACTCCAGAATTCTGCCTACCCCACACTGAAGGATTTCCTCCTTGCCAGTTCGTCGGAGGCAGGGGCAGAGACACCCCCACGGGGACGTCTGCGCCGGCGCCTGCCGATGGAAATCGAGTGA
- a CDS encoding tripartite tricarboxylate transporter permease yields MLDNLAMLGNAFAGFANGSTLFNVFWATLLGIIVGALPGLTATMGVALMTTLTYTMAPNSAILILICVYVGAIYGGSRSAILLNIPGTPASACSTLDGFPLARQGMAGRAMGISTAGSWLGTLFGTLCVAIFTPTLGEMSLSFGSYEFFWVAVFGIVIAGSLSGGDALKGYIAGFFGLFVATIGQETVHAYPRFAFGTVDLAGGIGLLPALVGAFGVAEVLHVMSGPAFKAVSNKIDSVIPRIADVLQYWRTILRSGAIGTFIGVLPGLGEDTAAWTSYAAARRASKEKHKYGKGSVEGLMAAETGESACVPGAIIPVLTLAVPGSAPAAVLLAAMLIHNVNPGPMLMVTQPEFVYQIVAMLVMADMMKLFFGLTLVRPLLWILLVPREKLMPIVFVLCTVGAFAITSRVFDIYVMLAFGMIGFGMRLLNFPMAPLILGLVLGELLDKNLLRGLSLTGGDPTPFFTRPISAALALLTLAAILWSIPGMQRRIVGLFRKERLST; encoded by the coding sequence ATGCTCGACAATCTCGCCATGCTGGGCAACGCCTTCGCCGGCTTCGCCAACGGCAGCACCCTCTTCAACGTCTTCTGGGCCACCCTGCTCGGCATCATCGTCGGCGCGCTGCCGGGGCTGACCGCCACCATGGGCGTCGCCCTGATGACGACGCTGACCTACACGATGGCACCCAACTCGGCGATTCTGATCCTGATCTGCGTCTATGTCGGCGCGATCTATGGCGGCAGCCGCAGCGCCATCCTGCTCAACATCCCGGGAACGCCGGCCAGCGCCTGCTCGACACTGGACGGCTTCCCGCTGGCGCGCCAGGGCATGGCCGGGCGCGCCATGGGCATCTCGACCGCGGGCTCGTGGCTGGGCACGCTGTTCGGCACGCTGTGCGTGGCCATATTCACGCCGACCTTGGGCGAGATGTCGCTCTCCTTCGGCTCCTACGAGTTCTTCTGGGTGGCGGTCTTCGGCATCGTCATCGCCGGCTCGCTGTCAGGCGGGGACGCGCTGAAAGGCTACATCGCCGGATTCTTCGGCCTGTTCGTGGCCACCATCGGCCAGGAGACGGTGCACGCCTATCCGCGCTTCGCCTTTGGCACCGTCGACCTGGCGGGCGGCATTGGCCTGCTGCCGGCGCTGGTCGGCGCCTTCGGCGTCGCCGAGGTGCTGCACGTCATGAGCGGCCCGGCCTTCAAGGCCGTCTCCAACAAGATCGATTCCGTCATCCCGCGCATCGCCGACGTGCTGCAGTACTGGCGTACGATCCTGCGATCGGGCGCCATCGGCACCTTCATCGGCGTGCTGCCGGGGCTGGGCGAGGATACCGCCGCCTGGACCTCCTATGCCGCCGCCCGCCGCGCCAGCAAGGAGAAGCACAAGTACGGCAAGGGCTCCGTCGAGGGGCTGATGGCGGCCGAAACGGGGGAAAGCGCCTGCGTGCCGGGCGCCATCATTCCCGTGCTGACCCTGGCCGTGCCGGGCTCGGCGCCGGCCGCCGTCCTGCTCGCGGCGATGCTGATCCACAACGTGAACCCCGGCCCCATGCTGATGGTGACCCAGCCGGAGTTCGTCTACCAGATCGTCGCCATGCTGGTGATGGCCGACATGATGAAGCTGTTCTTCGGCCTGACGCTGGTGCGCCCGCTGCTCTGGATCCTGCTGGTGCCGCGGGAAAAGCTGATGCCGATCGTCTTCGTGCTCTGCACCGTCGGCGCGTTCGCCATCACGTCGCGGGTGTTCGACATCTACGTCATGCTGGCCTTCGGCATGATCGGCTTCGGCATGCGCCTGCTGAACTTCCCGATGGCGCCGCTGATCCTCGGCCTCGTGCTGGGCGAACTGCTCGACAAGAACCTGCTGCGCGGCCTGTCGCTGACCGGCGGCGACCCGACGCCCTTCTTCACCCGGCCGATCAGTGCGGCCCTGGCGCTGCTGACCCTGGCGGCCATCCTGTGGTCGATACCGGGCATGCAGCGGCGGATCGTCGGGCTGTTCCGAAAAGAACGATTGTCCACTTGA
- a CDS encoding tripartite tricarboxylate transporter TctB family protein → MTDASDDAPVPTDHIRPEPAPRTDLMTAIVVLAAALTVIRLALDMPTFTDRGGDPFTAPGIVPGFYGIVLAILGIALAARSIVRGALRPGGGYVPSTTGFTHSSVSRLAAAVAICLVFSIGLIGRMPFWLAVTLFVTGFILLFEWQDESTARRVRRVAIAVALGVATGIAVTLVFEKLFLVRLP, encoded by the coding sequence ATGACCGACGCGAGCGACGACGCCCCCGTGCCGACCGACCATATCCGGCCGGAGCCGGCGCCGCGCACCGACCTCATGACCGCGATCGTCGTTCTAGCCGCGGCCCTGACGGTCATACGGCTGGCGCTCGACATGCCGACCTTCACCGATCGCGGCGGCGACCCCTTCACCGCGCCCGGCATCGTGCCCGGCTTCTACGGCATCGTGCTGGCGATCCTGGGCATTGCGCTGGCCGCGCGCTCGATCGTGCGCGGGGCGCTGCGGCCGGGCGGCGGCTATGTGCCGTCGACGACCGGCTTCACCCATTCCAGCGTCTCGCGGCTGGCGGCGGCCGTCGCCATCTGCCTGGTCTTCTCCATCGGCCTGATCGGCCGCATGCCGTTCTGGCTGGCGGTGACGCTATTCGTCACCGGCTTCATCCTGCTCTTCGAATGGCAGGACGAATCCACCGCGCGCCGGGTGCGCCGCGTCGCCATCGCGGTGGCGCTGGGGGTGGCGACCGGGATCGCCGTCACGCTGGTCTTCGAGAAGCTCTTCCTCGTCCGCCTTCCCTGA
- a CDS encoding Bug family tripartite tricarboxylate transporter substrate binding protein, with the protein MSSFFRWAGAAIAAALSIHAAQAQDYPWKPDRPVTIIVPWAAGGSTDQMARIVASELEAELKQKFVVVNQPGASGSIGTKNAMEAAKDGYTWAAGAASDVGTYRVLGMLDTGLQDWNLFFAVANVSAISANANAPYKDFGDLLAAMKSGGTPVAVSTAGLSSAGHNMMESIKAASGINYRHVTYDGGNPAVIAAVSGEVPAVSQLLVEMTEMIRGKRLKPLVVLSEQPVTLEGYGEIPPITKWLPNMAAPVNYFGIWAPKGLPEPVLKSMQMAWDKKIANSDVLKRYAAQRSAIFAPIHSQKAHDEAFKMVRQTAWLYFDGGKAKVSPDTLGIERLK; encoded by the coding sequence ATGTCCAGCTTTTTCCGATGGGCGGGTGCGGCAATCGCCGCCGCCCTGTCGATCCACGCGGCCCAGGCGCAGGACTATCCCTGGAAGCCGGACCGCCCGGTGACGATCATCGTGCCGTGGGCGGCCGGCGGTTCGACCGACCAGATGGCGCGCATCGTCGCCTCCGAGCTGGAGGCCGAACTGAAGCAGAAGTTCGTGGTGGTTAACCAGCCAGGCGCGTCCGGGTCGATCGGCACCAAGAACGCGATGGAAGCGGCCAAGGATGGCTACACCTGGGCCGCCGGTGCGGCGTCCGACGTCGGCACCTATCGCGTCCTGGGCATGCTCGATACTGGCCTGCAGGACTGGAACCTATTCTTCGCCGTCGCCAACGTCTCGGCCATCTCGGCCAACGCCAATGCGCCCTACAAGGATTTCGGCGACCTGCTGGCGGCGATGAAGTCGGGCGGCACGCCGGTCGCGGTCTCCACGGCGGGGCTCTCCTCGGCCGGCCACAACATGATGGAATCGATCAAGGCCGCGTCCGGCATCAACTATCGCCACGTCACCTATGACGGCGGCAACCCGGCAGTGATCGCGGCCGTGTCGGGCGAGGTGCCGGCGGTCTCGCAGCTCCTCGTCGAGATGACCGAGATGATCCGCGGCAAGCGGCTGAAGCCGCTGGTCGTCCTCAGCGAGCAGCCGGTCACGCTGGAGGGCTATGGCGAGATCCCGCCGATCACCAAGTGGCTGCCCAACATGGCCGCCCCGGTGAACTACTTCGGCATCTGGGCGCCCAAGGGCCTGCCCGAGCCGGTGCTGAAGTCGATGCAGATGGCCTGGGACAAGAAGATCGCCAACTCGGACGTGCTGAAGCGCTATGCCGCCCAGCGCAGCGCCATCTTCGCCCCGATCCACAGCCAGAAGGCCCATGACGAAGCCTTCAAGATGGTGCGCCAGACCGCCTGGCTCTATTTCGACGGCGGCAAGGCCAAGGTCTCGCCGGATACGCTTGGCATCGAGCGGCTGAAATAG
- a CDS encoding Gfo/Idh/MocA family protein has product MTGEIRILQVGYGAFGATHLDAWSGLLPAAAITVADPRPDARAAAAARLPGITTVADWRPALADADAVDILTPTDSHHAIAGAAIDRGRHVFVEKPVTTDAEEARDLLRRAGAAAVVVQAGLYFRFHPKARAARRLVGEGAVGRLRFLQGKFAGFKRARGDSGALLNDAVHFIDLFGWLAGERPATVHAVTRDHFGRGFEDLALVTLTYPSGIVAHVATGYVQPGRWPDTVVPGAITSKEIQVSGSEGAIEVDFAAETMVHHRVRHELSDGLWRPVYGRSGPMDVPAADPVAVVRAELSHFLHCIATGAAPDAGLAECGVDLALVLDAARRSAAEGAVIRIDP; this is encoded by the coding sequence ATGACGGGCGAAATCCGAATCCTCCAGGTCGGCTATGGCGCGTTCGGGGCGACGCACCTCGACGCCTGGTCCGGGCTGCTGCCGGCCGCGGCCATCACCGTGGCCGACCCCCGGCCGGACGCGCGCGCGGCCGCGGCGGCGCGCCTGCCGGGGATCACGACGGTGGCCGACTGGCGGCCGGCGCTGGCCGATGCCGATGCCGTCGACATCCTGACGCCGACCGACAGCCATCACGCGATAGCGGGGGCCGCCATCGACCGCGGCCGCCATGTCTTCGTCGAGAAGCCGGTGACGACCGACGCGGAGGAGGCGCGCGACCTCCTGCGGCGGGCGGGTGCCGCGGCCGTCGTCGTGCAGGCCGGCCTCTACTTCCGCTTCCACCCCAAGGCGCGCGCGGCCCGGCGGCTGGTGGGCGAGGGCGCGGTCGGCCGGCTGCGCTTCCTCCAGGGCAAGTTCGCCGGCTTCAAGCGTGCCCGCGGCGATTCCGGCGCCTTGTTGAACGACGCCGTGCATTTCATCGATCTGTTCGGCTGGCTGGCGGGCGAGCGGCCGGCCACCGTCCATGCGGTGACGCGGGACCATTTCGGCCGCGGCTTCGAGGACTTGGCGCTGGTGACGCTGACCTACCCGTCGGGCATTGTCGCCCATGTCGCGACCGGCTATGTGCAGCCGGGCCGCTGGCCGGACACGGTTGTGCCGGGCGCCATCACGTCCAAGGAGATCCAGGTGAGCGGCAGCGAAGGGGCGATCGAGGTCGACTTCGCGGCCGAGACCATGGTCCATCACCGCGTCCGCCACGAACTGTCCGACGGGCTGTGGCGGCCGGTCTACGGCCGGAGCGGTCCGATGGACGTCCCGGCAGCCGATCCGGTCGCCGTCGTCCGGGCGGAGCTTTCCCACTTCCTCCATTGCATCGCCACCGGTGCAGCGCCCGATGCGGGGCTGGCCGAATGCGGTGTCGACCTGGCCCTCGTGCTCGACGCCGCCCGGCGCTCGGCCGCCGAGGGCGCCGTCATAAGGATCGATCCATGA